The following proteins are co-located in the Bombus pascuorum chromosome 3, iyBomPasc1.1, whole genome shotgun sequence genome:
- the LOC132905396 gene encoding uncharacterized protein LOC132905396 isoform X2, which yields MHSASAIVIKNCTKLTFEGYSRYSADDTAAKFNLRSYTYEESGYKVTAFNLSVTNVDFHGLVTRYQSLLDENESACRYIELYGNETNPAPQEFYISCPFSDVSYESVPYRLDYLVTGEKYKYSKRYVFNVPVHRFIGEGVSIKEYRPFVYIDVSYAPLLSLHVQPLPEVYNVTGYKIWLINNDTDFVKTFNMTSEQDLLYNFTAHTGVFYFKVAPMHSECGDYGCVNSTTPFIIIQETSHRLLIMIISTVWIPPVILYVLYHLYKLYKKEVFKRRGIPKCLLVYSPTRLSHINVMIELAKYLRICDVNAMIDMLDVTDATDKDPECWCDAAFRNADVVLIATSPPPKKPATSAIYRNTGNYLLRLVKENQSEKEKRYYIVQLPYCKSDDVPEETRHLRRLSLPKELPKLVKIIHKVERVKCSSVSDQEFLDSVKLAKLEILKEDANIAKDERETENLLTLESTETANNRTSTVLDDNTVSQSFATNIDELNLLGEDGEGEEVCTRESSKNDTCSFRIDELNL from the exons ATGCATTCAGCGTCGGCTATAGTGATTAAAA ATTGCACCAAACTCACGTTCGAAGGTTATAGTCGTTATTCAGCGGATGACACAGCAgccaaatttaatttacgttCGTACACGTACGAGGAATCTGGATATAAAGTGACAGCTTTCAACTTAAGCGTTACCAATGTGGACTTTCACG GATTGGTTACACGTTATCAAAGTTTACTGGATGAGAACGAATCAGCATGTAGGTACATAGAACTTTATGGGAACGAAACCAACCCAGCACCGCAGGAATTCTATATTTCTTGTCCATTTTCCGATGTATCTTACGAATCTGTTCCATACCGGTTAGATTATCTCGTAACAGGAGAAAAGTATAAGTATAGCAAAAGATATGTTTTCAATGTACCTGTGCACAGATTTATCG GAGAAGGTGTAAGTATAAAGGAATACAGACCATTTGTATATATAGATGTTTCTTAcgctcctcttctttctttgcaCGTGCAACCACTGCCAgaagtgtataacgtaacagggTATAAAATTTGGTTGATAAACAACGATACGGATTTCGTGAAAACATTCAATATGACCAGTGAACAAGATCTTCTCTACAATTTTACCGCGCACACCGgcgtgttttattttaaagttgcTCCCATGCATTCAGAGTGTGGCGATTATGGATGCGTGAACAGTACCACGCCTTTTATCATTATAC AGGAAACGTCTCATCGTTTATTGATTATGATTATTAGCACTGTGTGGATACCGCCAGTCATATTGTACGTCCTTTATCATCTTtacaaattgtataaaaagg AAGTATTTAAAAGGAGAGGGATACCGAAATGTTTGTTAGTCTACTCACCGACTCGACTATCGCATATCAACGTAATGATCGAGCTGGCAAAGTATTTAAGAATTTGCGACGTTAACGCCATGATAGACATGCTCGACGTTACGGATGCCACGGACAAA GATCCAGAATGTTGGTGCGATGCTGCGTTTCGAAACGCAGACGTCGTTCTTATCGCAACTTCTCCGCCGCCTAAGAAGCCTGCGACATCGGCTATTTATCGGAACACCGGTAATTATCTTTTGAGACTGGTCAAAGAGAATCAGTCGGAGAAGGAAAAGCGCTATTATATCGTGCAATTGCCGTATTGTAAATCGGACGATGTACCCGAGGAAACAAGGCATTTGAGGAGACTTTCTTTGCCAAAAGAATTGCctaaattagtaaaaattattcacaAAGTGGAACGCGTAAAATGTTCCTCGGTATCCGACCAGGAATTTCTGGACAGCGTGAAATTAGCGAAACTCGAGATTCTGAAGGAAGATGCGAACATTGCGAAAGACGAACGAGAAACTG AAAACCTTTTAACGTTGGAAAGCACGGAAACAGCAAATAATCGGACATCGACTGTGTTGGATGATAACACAGTGTCTCAATCGTTTGCAACGAATATCGATGAATTAAACTTGCTCGGAGAGGATGGAGAAGGTGAGGAAGTATGTACTCGTGAATCTTCGAAGAACGACACGTGCTCGTTTCGTATCGATGAATTGAACTTGTGA
- the LOC132905396 gene encoding uncharacterized protein LOC132905396 isoform X1 — translation MWLIRNFNLTMRRLVNLAMLLCYLSRSVAAMYCYPDYCQNVTKLVATPGFQCLLTKVQRKGDCTKLTFEGYSRYSADDTAAKFNLRSYTYEESGYKVTAFNLSVTNVDFHGLVTRYQSLLDENESACRYIELYGNETNPAPQEFYISCPFSDVSYESVPYRLDYLVTGEKYKYSKRYVFNVPVHRFIGEGVSIKEYRPFVYIDVSYAPLLSLHVQPLPEVYNVTGYKIWLINNDTDFVKTFNMTSEQDLLYNFTAHTGVFYFKVAPMHSECGDYGCVNSTTPFIIIQETSHRLLIMIISTVWIPPVILYVLYHLYKLYKKEVFKRRGIPKCLLVYSPTRLSHINVMIELAKYLRICDVNAMIDMLDVTDATDKDPECWCDAAFRNADVVLIATSPPPKKPATSAIYRNTGNYLLRLVKENQSEKEKRYYIVQLPYCKSDDVPEETRHLRRLSLPKELPKLVKIIHKVERVKCSSVSDQEFLDSVKLAKLEILKEDANIAKDERETENLLTLESTETANNRTSTVLDDNTVSQSFATNIDELNLLGEDGEGEEVCTRESSKNDTCSFRIDELNL, via the exons atgtGGTTAATTCGTAACTTTAACCTTACAATGCGGAGACTTGTCAATCTTGCGATGCTTCTTTGTTACTTGAGCAGAAGCGTCGCAGCTATGTATTGTTATCCAGACTACTGTCAGAACgtg ACAAAATTAGTTGCTACTCCTGGTTTCCAATGTCTATTGACAAAAGTTCAGAGGAAAGGAG ATTGCACCAAACTCACGTTCGAAGGTTATAGTCGTTATTCAGCGGATGACACAGCAgccaaatttaatttacgttCGTACACGTACGAGGAATCTGGATATAAAGTGACAGCTTTCAACTTAAGCGTTACCAATGTGGACTTTCACG GATTGGTTACACGTTATCAAAGTTTACTGGATGAGAACGAATCAGCATGTAGGTACATAGAACTTTATGGGAACGAAACCAACCCAGCACCGCAGGAATTCTATATTTCTTGTCCATTTTCCGATGTATCTTACGAATCTGTTCCATACCGGTTAGATTATCTCGTAACAGGAGAAAAGTATAAGTATAGCAAAAGATATGTTTTCAATGTACCTGTGCACAGATTTATCG GAGAAGGTGTAAGTATAAAGGAATACAGACCATTTGTATATATAGATGTTTCTTAcgctcctcttctttctttgcaCGTGCAACCACTGCCAgaagtgtataacgtaacagggTATAAAATTTGGTTGATAAACAACGATACGGATTTCGTGAAAACATTCAATATGACCAGTGAACAAGATCTTCTCTACAATTTTACCGCGCACACCGgcgtgttttattttaaagttgcTCCCATGCATTCAGAGTGTGGCGATTATGGATGCGTGAACAGTACCACGCCTTTTATCATTATAC AGGAAACGTCTCATCGTTTATTGATTATGATTATTAGCACTGTGTGGATACCGCCAGTCATATTGTACGTCCTTTATCATCTTtacaaattgtataaaaagg AAGTATTTAAAAGGAGAGGGATACCGAAATGTTTGTTAGTCTACTCACCGACTCGACTATCGCATATCAACGTAATGATCGAGCTGGCAAAGTATTTAAGAATTTGCGACGTTAACGCCATGATAGACATGCTCGACGTTACGGATGCCACGGACAAA GATCCAGAATGTTGGTGCGATGCTGCGTTTCGAAACGCAGACGTCGTTCTTATCGCAACTTCTCCGCCGCCTAAGAAGCCTGCGACATCGGCTATTTATCGGAACACCGGTAATTATCTTTTGAGACTGGTCAAAGAGAATCAGTCGGAGAAGGAAAAGCGCTATTATATCGTGCAATTGCCGTATTGTAAATCGGACGATGTACCCGAGGAAACAAGGCATTTGAGGAGACTTTCTTTGCCAAAAGAATTGCctaaattagtaaaaattattcacaAAGTGGAACGCGTAAAATGTTCCTCGGTATCCGACCAGGAATTTCTGGACAGCGTGAAATTAGCGAAACTCGAGATTCTGAAGGAAGATGCGAACATTGCGAAAGACGAACGAGAAACTG AAAACCTTTTAACGTTGGAAAGCACGGAAACAGCAAATAATCGGACATCGACTGTGTTGGATGATAACACAGTGTCTCAATCGTTTGCAACGAATATCGATGAATTAAACTTGCTCGGAGAGGATGGAGAAGGTGAGGAAGTATGTACTCGTGAATCTTCGAAGAACGACACGTGCTCGTTTCGTATCGATGAATTGAACTTGTGA
- the LOC132905438 gene encoding proto-oncogene tyrosine-protein kinase receptor Ret: MLLLPLLLMPMGILASELYFPQSNLALRIPYLARDDGHVSWKLKLLELRTLRNDSTEPSRVNYRVTVPREPTVSIDPETNSLLLHGFSKKGATGSDTIVVLAKEDDSNEAVLEITVEPSRVNGTEIKCADYVQDMCFWNASSYKIYENQPVAMIGTFGPGIYTDLCSNFHVTDYKLLNGTEYFHASNDTLFANAFLDRDALGPPPRGPGPQVAVQVQCIVWDEITGMQYAPIDTLHVDVLDQDDNPPMAQGNHSIDVILPEFTAGDKLVDDNKLILKDADAQSSNRYTVRMLGDAHDAFNVSYNTLPIEVPRGIPYTAIFTRISAKTTLLPKSPYRVILQVKDESLIPGYGENTLNLTLTFYGPEHRTTTTTVSPISSGKQQSFTYPSIVKVARLAPRYTRVARPTSEPHTSITFNVHGSSAFAITHKGGIVYVADEDLLRTEPANLVLKVKWNAKDRPISSKTVKINLSAVSMSKLDTCNHSKIGRLHSCANAETPEDCESSCGVASGFYSKGNFTAQCVWRWNKRPNQASIMSEYYPTCSPDLSHCPDNQCDELEQLDPRICPQDCTVESDVHFAHMNKNGIGIKSGLGTCACNDVLQCTCNVDHFRTQNDNPGRGNKEGKDGEEGKDGKGGKSRDIEEEIVVTGARKASQGPCGPICMISVIGVSFLVLIVIIGSFVTSRYRLAAKQARRNGKRRVDDDSNVVGILSSDYIDRGDGLLIGLDTFTAANRHLLLPKTCPPDPKWEFPRARLTIEQVLGEGEFGRVLRAKAIDIGGIPGATTVAVKTLKENACASELADLLSEYQLLKEAQHPNVIRLLGACTTPGAPVYLIIEFAEFGSLRNYLRRSRHLESEIRAGGCSSLSNVVSCEADGRSMYTVTPRDILSFAWQISKGMAYLADIKLVHRDLAARNVLLATEKVCKISDFGLTRDVYEDDAYLKRSKGRVPVKWMAPESLADHVYTSKSDVWSFGVLLWELVTLGASPYPGVDVHNLYNLLKAGYRMERPVNCSQQLYKLMMSCWHQEPAMRPPFKELTSHWEKMLEDSVEYLDLNPRTVHNQAYFASLHALDSPCSSGNDDIDDGDEIDTLRTNVVNYLEKPCSDPVTKCDKIDKLHALWQESVATFPEESVKLYVNDQSPPSFCVNHYESPIKFRNTSVTSNSENDLATPTNERSQSYIDMEGKKSSEVETETETEVEELLVFANRNENNDEARSN, from the exons AGCTCTACTTTCCTCAATCGAACTTGGCCTTAAGGATACCGTACCTAGCGCGGGACGATGGACACGTTTCATGGAAGTTGAAGCTGCTCGAACTGAGGACGCTTCGAAACGATTCGACGGAACCGAGTCGCGTGAACTATCGCGTCACCGTGCCCCGCGAACCGACTGTTTCCATAGATCCCGAGACGAACAGCCTGCTACTGCACGGTTTTTCAAAGAAAG GCGCGACCGGATCCGATACGATCGTCGTTCTGGCGAAAGAAGACGACAGCAACGAGGCCGTCCTGGAAATCACGGTGGAACCATCTCGTGTTAACGGGACGGAAATCAAATGCGCGGACTACGTTCAG GACATGTGCTTTTGGAACGCGTCCAGTTATAAGATATACGAAAATCAGCCGGTCGCGATGATCGGTACCTTCGGACCTGGCATTTACACCGACCTTTGCTCCAATTTTCACGTAACCGACTACAAGCTATTAAACG GCACGGAATACTTCCACGCGTCCAACGACACGCTGTTCGCGAACGCGTTCCTGGACAGAGACGCGTTGGGTCCGCCGCCTAGAGGTCCCGGACCGCAAGTCGCCGTTCAAGTTCAGTGCATCGTGTGGGACGAGATCACCGGAATGCAGTACGCACCGATCGACACGCTACACGTCGACGTCTTGGATCAGGACGATAATCCACCGATGGCGCAGGGCAACCACTCGATCGACGTGATTCTTCCAGAATTTACCGCG GGTGACAAACTGGTGGACGACAACAAGCTGATACTGAAGGACGCGGACGCGCAAAGTAGTAATCGCTACACCGTCCGTATGCTCGGAGACGCTCACGACGCCTTTAACGTCTCCTATAACACTTTGCCGATCGAAGTTCCCAGAGGGATCCCGTACACCGCCATATTCACCA GAATATCCGCAAAAACCACTCTTCTGCCAAAGTCTCCGTATCGCGTGATCCTGCAAGTGAAGGACGAGTCTCTGATCCCAGGATACGGAGAAAACACG CTGAACCTTACACTGACTTTTTACGGACCGGAACATCGAACGACCACGACGACCGTGTCGCCGATATCATCGGGGAAACAGCAATCCTTCACGTATCCCTCGATCGTGAAAGTCGCACGGCTCGCGCCTCGTTACACCCGAGTCGCGAGACCAACCAGCGAACCGCACACCTCGATAACTTTTAACGTTCACGGGTCGAGCGCGTTCGCCATCACTCACAAGGGCGGTATAGTCTACGTCGCCGACGAGGATCTGCTGAGAACGGAGCCAGCTAATTTGGT GCTTAAAGTGAAATGGAACGCGAAAGATCGTCCGATCTCTTCCAAGACTGTAAAGATCAACTTATCGGCCGTGTCAATGTCGAAGTTAGACACGTGTAACCATAGCAAGATCGGCCGGTTGCATTCGTGCGCCAATGCGGAAACGCCAGAGGACTGCGAATCCAGTTGCGGAGTTGCCAGTGGATTTTACAG CAAGGGCAACTTTACCGCTCAATGCGTGTGGAGATGGAACAAACGTCCGAACCAGGCTTCCATAATGTCCGAGTACTATCCAACTTGTTCCCCGGATTTGTCTCACTGCCCCGATAACCAGTGCGACGAGCTCGAACAGTTGGATCCTCGCATTTGTCCCCAGGATTGCACCGTTGAAT CGGACGTCCACTTCGCTCACATGAACAAGAACGGAATCGGCATCAAGAGCGGCTTGGGAACTTGCGCGTGCAACGATGTGCTGCAATGCACGTGCAACGTGGATCATTTCCGCACGCAAAACGACAATCCTGGCAGAGGCAACAAGGAGGGAAAGGATGGAGAGGAGGGTAAAGATGGAAAAGGCGGGAAATCGCGAGACATAGAGGAGGAGATTGTGGTGACCGGCGCCCGAAAAG CATCTCAAGGACCTTGTGGACCTATCTGCATGATAAGCGTAATAGGAGTCAGTTTCCTCGTTCTGATAGTGATCATTGGTTCTTTCGTCACTTCGAGATACAG ACTGGCTGCGAAGCAAGCTCGACGAAACGGAAAACGAAGAGTCGACGATGACTCGAACGTAGTCGGCATATTATCCTCGGACTACATTGACAGAGGCGACGGTTTGCTTATCGGCTTGGACACCTTCACCGCAGCCAATCGTCACCTTCTTCTTCCAAAAACGTGTCCG CCGGATCCTAAATGGGAATTCCCACGGGCGCGATTGACCATCGAACAAGTGCTCGGCGAAGGAGAATTCGGCCGTGTGTTGCGCGCCAAAGCGATCGACATCGGTGGAATTCCAGGAGCTACCACTGTTGCGGTGAAAACGTTGAAGGAGAACGCGTGCGCATCCGAATTGGCCGACTTGCTGTCCGAGTATCAACTGTTGAAAGAAGCTCAACATCCGAACGTGATTAGGTTGCTGGGTGCGTGCACCACTCCCGGAGCGCCGGTCTACCTCATCATCGAATTCGCGGAGTTTGGCTCGTTGCG GAATTATTTGAGACGTAGTCGACACTTGGAGTCGGAAATTAGAGCCGGTGGATGTTCGTCCTTATCCAACGTAGTTTCCTGCGAAGCGGATGGAAGGTCCATGTACACGGTCACGCCACGCGACATCCTCTCCTTCGCTTGGCAGATCAGCAAAGGAATGGCCTATCTCGCCGACATTAAG TTGGTTCACAGAGATCTTGCAGCCAGGAACGTGCTACTTGCGACCGAGAAGGTCTGCAAGATCTCGGATTTTGGCCTGACGAGGGACGTTTACGAAGACGATGCGTACTTGAAGCGCAGCAAAGGACGAG TGCCGGTAAAATGGATGGCACCAGAATCCCTTGCGGATCACGTCTACACCAGCAAGTCTGACGTCTGGAGTTTCGGTGTTCTTCTTTGGGAGCTGGTCACATTGGGGGCGTCTCCTTATCCAGGAGTAGACGTGCATAATCtctataatttactgaaagccGGTTACCGTATGGAGAGACCAGTGAATTGCTCGCAACAGTT GTACAAGCTGATGATGTCGTGCTGGCATCAAGAACCTGCAATGAGGCCTCCCTTCAAAGAACTTACCAGTCATTGGGAAAAGATGTTAGAGGACAGCGTCGAATACTTGGATCTGAATCCCAGAACCGTTCACAATCAGGCCTATTTTGCTTCGCTTCACGCGTTGGACAGTCCATGCA GTTCTGGTAACGATGACATAGATGATGGTGACGAAATCGATACTCTGAGGACGAACGTTGTCAACTATCTAGAGAAACCGTGTTCCGATCCGGTAACAAAGTGCGACAAAATCGACAAACTCCACGCCCTGTGGCAAGAATCCGTTGCAACATTCCCCGAGGAATCCGTCAAGTTGTACGTGAACGATCAATCACCGCCGAGCTTCTGCGTGAATCACTACGAGAGTCCTATCAAATTCAGAAACACCAGCGTCACCAGCAACAGCGAGAACGATCTAGCCACACCGACGAACGAACGTTCGCAATCCTACATCGACATGGAAGGCAAGAAATCCTCGGAAGTAGAAACGGAGACAGAGACAGAAGTAGAAGAACTACTTGTCTTCGCCAATAGAAACGAAAATAACGATGAAGCTCGCTCTAATTGA